A stretch of DNA from Desulfosarcina ovata subsp. ovata:
AGGTGGCCGGATGCGGTATTTGCCAATCTGATATGGAATACATCGATCTTGGCGTGCCTACGGTGAAAAAACCACCAATGATATTAGGGCATGAATCAGCCGGGATCGTATCAGAGGTTGGGTCCTCGGTAGTGGATTTGAAAGTCGGAGACTCAGTTTTGTTAGGCAATATTATTTCCTGTGGTTCGTGCCGTAATTGCAGGGAAGGCAGAGACAATATCTGTGACAACTGGATAATGCTTGGCAACCACATCAACGGCGCCTATGCTGAGTATATAAAAGTTCCTGCGCGAAATGCATATCCACTCCCAGCGGAAATCCAGCCGGAGGATGGCTGCATAATTGCCGATGCCGTATCAACACCTTTTCATGCCGTCAAGAACCGCTCGGGTCTGACTCTTGGAGATACCGCAGCTGTCATTGGCTGTGGTGGTTTAGGAATGAATTGTGTTCAGATTGCTGCAGCAATGGGTGTGTCTGTGATTGCTGTAGATTTTAATATTCCAGTTGTAACCGGAAGCCCGAAAACAAAACTTCAAGCTGCAATGGAGTTTGGGGCTTATAAAGCCATCGACGCTAAAAAAGGGAAAGAGGTGGTAAAGGAAATACGGCGTTTGACAGGGGGCGGGGTTGATGTGGCTTTTGAGTTGATTGGACGGCCTGAAACAATCCTTCAAGCTTACCAGATGCTACGTCCCGGTGGCCGGCTGGTTGTTGTAGGATTTTGTCCGGATAATGCATCTTTCAGTCCTGGGCGAATGATGGTCAAGCAAC
This window harbors:
- a CDS encoding zinc-binding dehydrogenase → MKAAVFYGPGKKLKFEEVPTPRIGPNEILVKVAGCGICQSDMEYIDLGVPTVKKPPMILGHESAGIVSEVGSSVVDLKVGDSVLLGNIISCGSCRNCREGRDNICDNWIMLGNHINGAYAEYIKVPARNAYPLPAEIQPEDGCIIADAVSTPFHAVKNRSGLTLGDTAAVIGCGGLGMNCVQIAAAMGVSVIAVDFNIPVVTGSPKTKLQAAMEFGAYKAIDAKKGKEVVKEIRRLTGGGVDVAFELIGRPETILQAYQMLRPGGRLVVVGFCPDNASFSPGRMMVKQLEIVGSVSCCTADMPRIIELVKNKKIDIKPLITGKFPLSEVNEALDVVRKGESIRTILIP